In Tepidanaerobacter syntrophicus, the following are encoded in one genomic region:
- a CDS encoding NAD(P)/FAD-dependent oxidoreductase: MKRADIAVIGAGPAGLSCAVEAAKAGAKVVVLDENLKPGGQLFKQIHKFFGSREHRAGTRGFRIGQQLLEETEKLGVEVVLDAAVYGIYEDRLIAYITNGKDHTLKAEKIVLATGASENALAFPGCTLPGVMGAGAAQTMINVNRVLPGEKIIMVGSGNVGLIVSYQLMQAGADVVALIEAAPKIGGYGVHASKIRRAGVPIYVSTTIKEIIGEEKVEEVVTIELDRNWQQIPGTEKSFEADTVCLAVGLSPLTELAWMAGCEFVYIPPLGGQVPIHDRNMETTLEGVYVAGDITGVEEASSAMEEGRLAGVACAESLGYYDKIKALELKNEIWNRLDALRTGPFGEGRFQAKLKQVNARGQLV; encoded by the coding sequence ATGAAGAGAGCAGATATAGCTGTAATAGGAGCAGGTCCTGCAGGTCTTTCATGTGCTGTGGAGGCTGCAAAAGCCGGCGCGAAAGTTGTTGTTTTAGATGAAAATTTAAAGCCGGGCGGACAGCTTTTTAAACAAATCCATAAATTTTTTGGATCGCGGGAGCACAGGGCAGGTACCAGAGGATTTCGAATAGGGCAGCAGCTTTTGGAAGAAACTGAAAAACTTGGTGTTGAAGTTGTGCTGGATGCGGCAGTTTACGGTATATATGAAGACCGCCTTATAGCTTACATTACAAATGGTAAAGATCATACATTGAAAGCAGAGAAAATTGTTCTTGCAACCGGAGCTTCCGAAAATGCCCTAGCTTTTCCGGGATGCACATTACCAGGCGTAATGGGAGCAGGAGCGGCACAAACCATGATTAATGTAAATAGGGTTTTGCCCGGAGAAAAGATAATTATGGTAGGCTCCGGCAATGTAGGTCTTATAGTTTCATATCAGCTAATGCAAGCAGGAGCCGATGTTGTAGCACTTATAGAAGCAGCCCCGAAAATAGGGGGATATGGCGTGCATGCATCCAAAATCAGAAGAGCCGGTGTTCCGATATATGTTTCTACGACGATTAAAGAAATAATTGGAGAAGAAAAAGTCGAAGAAGTTGTAACTATCGAACTTGATAGAAACTGGCAGCAAATTCCAGGTACTGAAAAAAGCTTTGAAGCTGATACGGTATGTCTTGCGGTAGGCCTTTCTCCACTAACGGAACTTGCATGGATGGCGGGATGCGAATTTGTTTATATACCTCCATTAGGCGGCCAAGTTCCAATTCACGACAGGAATATGGAAACAACGCTTGAAGGAGTTTATGTGGCCGGTGATATCACAGGAGTGGAAGAAGCATCTTCGGCCATGGAGGAAGGACGGCTTGCAGGTGTGGCATGTGCGGAAAGTTTGGGATATTATGATAAAATAAAAGCCCTTGAGCTAAAGAACGAAATCTGGAATAGACTGGACGCACTGCGAACCGGGCCGTTTGGTGAAGGAAGATTTCAGGCAAAACTAAAGCAGGTAAACGCAAGGGGGCAATTAGTATGA
- a CDS encoding 4Fe-4S dicluster domain-containing protein, which translates to MTEQQGIIYQGFPSKEELLKIPGVPSKERIKKGPVACIECVQEIPCNPCEEACPYGAISVGKPITNLPVLDEEKCIGCGTCIAACPGLAIFVVSVSGEKAEVSFPFEYYPLPNKGDEVWCVDRAGKQVTRGKVLRIIKSPKYDATAVITVEIPAEYLDDVRSIKRLERGNK; encoded by the coding sequence ATGACAGAGCAGCAAGGTATAATATATCAAGGATTTCCGTCCAAAGAAGAGCTTTTAAAGATTCCCGGCGTTCCGTCTAAAGAACGAATCAAAAAAGGACCGGTAGCATGTATAGAGTGTGTGCAGGAAATACCTTGCAATCCATGTGAGGAAGCATGCCCTTATGGTGCCATAAGCGTAGGAAAACCTATAACGAATTTGCCGGTGCTTGATGAAGAAAAATGCATTGGATGTGGAACCTGCATAGCTGCATGTCCGGGTCTTGCAATATTCGTTGTGAGTGTTTCGGGAGAAAAGGCAGAAGTTAGCTTTCCTTTTGAATATTACCCTTTGCCTAATAAAGGAGACGAAGTTTGGTGTGTTGACAGGGCAGGAAAACAAGTAACCCGCGGTAAAGTGCTTCGAATAATAAAATCTCCCAAATATGACGCTACTGCGGTTATAACGGTGGAGATACCTGCCGAATATCTAGATGATGTTCGCAGCATTAAACGTTTAGAAAGAGGGAATAAATGA
- a CDS encoding (2Fe-2S)-binding protein yields the protein MMNDEFICRCEEVKREEIEKAIEDGATTLAGVKRRTRVCMGLCQGRTCQRLVTQMLSKVEDPAQIKPPTSRPPVRAIKIGEIVEGEDE from the coding sequence ATGATGAATGATGAATTTATTTGTCGTTGTGAAGAAGTAAAAAGAGAGGAAATAGAAAAGGCCATCGAAGATGGAGCGACTACTTTAGCAGGAGTTAAACGCAGAACCCGTGTATGTATGGGCCTGTGCCAAGGCAGAACGTGCCAGCGCTTAGTTACTCAAATGCTTTCAAAAGTTGAAGATCCGGCCCAAATAAAACCGCCTACTTCAAGACCCCCTGTACGTGCGATTAAAATCGGCGAAATTGTGGAGGGAGAAGACGAGTGA
- a CDS encoding NAD(P)/FAD-dependent oxidoreductase: protein MKKSADVVVIGGGVIGNSITYHLAKKGLKVILLEKDDLASGSSGACDIDIILQSKNPGIHLQLAIESAKMYKPLAEELGSEIEYEACGGMILIENDEQMNIMRDFARRQKEVGLSVKLLDLKEALEIQPGLSPHLLGATYSPDDAHVNPMKLCFAFAKASKKLGAEIMLNAPALDIKLEKNKVRSIITPKGEIETDTVVNAAGVYAPFIGELVGISLPIKPRRGQIVVTEPVPKLVMHDVLCAKYIVAKYNPKILEESNDPATRLGVGLSLSQTHDGQILIGATREFVGYDKRTTHEALKAVLKNATRLVPALKNIHTIRSFAGLRPYTSDGLPLLGPIEDIKGFFVAAGHEGDGIALSPVTGRIVADLITEGKTFIDVSKLSPERFGSLKKNENEVI from the coding sequence GTGAAAAAAAGTGCTGACGTAGTCGTTATAGGCGGTGGCGTCATAGGCAATTCGATAACATATCATTTAGCAAAGAAAGGCCTAAAGGTTATTTTATTGGAAAAAGATGACTTAGCCTCCGGCTCTTCAGGGGCATGTGATATCGATATAATACTTCAATCTAAAAACCCGGGTATTCATCTTCAACTTGCGATAGAAAGTGCAAAAATGTATAAACCTCTTGCAGAAGAACTTGGTTCGGAAATTGAGTATGAAGCTTGCGGAGGCATGATTTTAATAGAAAATGATGAACAGATGAATATAATGAGGGATTTTGCAAGGCGCCAAAAAGAAGTCGGTCTTTCGGTAAAACTTTTAGACTTAAAAGAAGCATTGGAGATTCAACCGGGACTGTCGCCGCATTTATTAGGAGCTACATATAGTCCTGATGATGCTCATGTTAATCCCATGAAACTATGTTTTGCATTCGCAAAGGCATCCAAAAAGCTGGGTGCCGAAATAATGCTGAATGCCCCGGCGCTGGATATAAAACTAGAAAAAAACAAAGTAAGGTCAATAATTACACCAAAAGGTGAAATAGAAACGGATACAGTTGTAAATGCAGCAGGAGTATATGCTCCGTTTATCGGTGAACTGGTAGGAATTTCTCTGCCGATAAAACCCAGGAGGGGGCAGATAGTTGTAACAGAGCCTGTTCCGAAGCTTGTTATGCATGATGTGCTTTGCGCAAAATATATTGTTGCAAAATACAATCCCAAAATACTCGAAGAATCCAATGATCCTGCAACACGTCTCGGAGTGGGACTATCCCTTAGCCAGACACATGACGGCCAAATATTAATAGGAGCTACCAGAGAGTTTGTAGGGTATGACAAACGTACAACACATGAAGCGCTAAAAGCAGTTTTAAAAAATGCCACACGTCTCGTGCCTGCCTTAAAAAATATTCATACAATAAGATCTTTTGCCGGCTTAAGGCCGTATACTTCCGATGGTTTGCCGTTATTAGGGCCAATAGAAGATATAAAAGGATTTTTTGTTGCCGCAGGGCACGAAGGAGATGGAATAGCACTTTCCCCTGTTACGGGAAGAATTGTAGCTGATCTTATTACAGAAGGTAAGACATTTATAGATGTAAGCAAATTAAGCCCTGAAAGATTTGGCTCCTTAAAAAAGAATGAAAACGAAGTTATATAA
- a CDS encoding aspartate/glutamate racemase family protein has translation MIVKGGRTNYGEVIGILMLDTKFPRIYGDIGNAGTFSFPVKYKKVAGATSQRVVREADPTLIQPFIEAAQELEKEGVAAITTSCGFLAIFQELLADAVNIPVFASSLLQVPLAHRMLKKGQKVGIMTASKPHLTKLHFQGVGADNIPVVIYGMESQEEFPKVFLDQKETLDVSKVEEEMTEVAKTMVSENPDIGAIVFECTNMPPFRKSVQDAVNLPVFDIVTLTNYVYNSLK, from the coding sequence ATGATCGTAAAAGGGGGCAGAACCAATTACGGTGAGGTTATAGGAATATTAATGCTTGATACTAAATTTCCCAGAATTTATGGAGACATAGGAAATGCCGGTACATTTAGTTTTCCGGTAAAATACAAAAAGGTTGCAGGCGCTACATCACAAAGAGTTGTTAGAGAAGCCGATCCGACTCTTATACAGCCTTTTATCGAAGCTGCGCAGGAGCTTGAAAAAGAAGGTGTTGCGGCAATCACAACGAGCTGCGGCTTTCTAGCTATTTTCCAGGAACTTTTAGCAGATGCAGTCAATATTCCGGTTTTTGCTTCCAGCTTGCTTCAGGTGCCTTTAGCACATCGTATGCTAAAAAAAGGACAAAAAGTTGGCATAATGACCGCTAGTAAACCCCACCTTACAAAACTTCATTTTCAAGGCGTTGGTGCCGATAATATTCCTGTAGTAATTTATGGAATGGAAAGCCAAGAGGAGTTTCCTAAAGTTTTCTTAGACCAAAAAGAAACCCTCGATGTGTCGAAAGTTGAAGAAGAAATGACAGAAGTTGCAAAAACCATGGTAAGCGAGAATCCTGATATAGGTGCAATAGTTTTTGAATGTACTAATATGCCTCCATTTAGAAAATCGGTGCAAGATGCAGTAAATTTGCCCGTGTTTGATATAGTGACATTAACTAATTATGTCTATAATTCATTAAAATGA
- a CDS encoding ROK family transcriptional regulator, with translation MHLTKEPINSKYIKKLNRMTVINTIKKHEPVSRQQLAEFTGLTPPAISGIVRELLEAGLVREVGLDKSNGGRRPVNLCLNPEAGYVIGIEVTRFESLIGIADLKNDPTDFRIAKIDMTDPKKGIKLLADAVEQIMSEEKYLKKAFLGIGVAFPGLLNVREGSVKRSINLGKAWDSFNVKEFLESELELPIFIENNSNTSVLAERWFGGGKGCKDLVYINLGEGISAGIILNDRILQGARGYAGEIGHMSIQEGGPLCNCGNRGCLESICGIPAIIRQAKAELPNIAESDPLKKAWLENGEISIADIIESANIPDSYSWKLLRQMSIYIGKAIANVINFYNPELVFIGGKMSVIGDYFMDIIRKTANTHAFPEIALSTEIKVSELKEKSGVVGACALALKHLFKTDSDMLEDVRQIMNA, from the coding sequence ATGCATTTGACAAAAGAACCTATAAATAGTAAATACATTAAAAAACTCAACAGAATGACAGTAATAAACACAATAAAAAAGCATGAACCTGTATCAAGACAACAACTAGCAGAATTTACAGGGCTTACTCCGCCTGCAATAAGCGGTATAGTGCGTGAGTTACTTGAAGCGGGATTAGTAAGAGAAGTAGGACTGGATAAATCCAACGGAGGCCGCCGACCCGTCAATCTATGTCTTAATCCTGAAGCAGGGTATGTTATAGGTATTGAAGTTACCAGGTTTGAGTCACTTATAGGAATTGCAGACTTAAAAAACGATCCTACCGATTTTAGAATAGCTAAGATTGATATGACAGATCCCAAAAAAGGGATAAAACTCTTAGCGGACGCGGTAGAGCAAATCATGAGCGAAGAAAAATACCTTAAAAAAGCATTCCTCGGAATTGGCGTAGCATTTCCGGGACTATTAAATGTTCGCGAAGGAAGTGTAAAACGTTCTATCAATTTAGGTAAGGCATGGGATAGTTTTAACGTTAAGGAATTTTTAGAAAGCGAACTGGAGCTGCCAATATTTATTGAAAACAACTCTAATACATCGGTTCTTGCTGAGCGCTGGTTCGGCGGAGGCAAGGGATGCAAAGACTTGGTGTATATAAACCTTGGTGAAGGAATAAGCGCCGGGATAATCTTAAACGATAGAATATTACAAGGCGCCAGAGGTTATGCCGGTGAAATTGGTCATATGTCAATTCAAGAAGGGGGTCCTTTGTGCAATTGTGGTAACAGGGGATGTTTAGAGAGCATATGCGGCATTCCTGCTATTATTAGGCAAGCTAAAGCTGAGCTGCCTAATATTGCAGAAAGCGATCCTTTAAAAAAAGCTTGGCTGGAAAATGGAGAGATTTCGATTGCTGATATTATTGAATCTGCAAATATTCCAGATTCTTACTCGTGGAAACTTTTACGACAGATGTCGATATATATAGGAAAAGCAATAGCGAATGTAATAAATTTTTACAATCCTGAGCTGGTATTTATAGGCGGAAAAATGTCTGTGATTGGCGACTATTTTATGGATATAATTAGAAAAACAGCTAATACCCATGCATTTCCCGAAATAGCTCTTTCTACCGAAATTAAAGTTTCTGAGCTTAAAGAAAAATCTGGAGTAGTTGGTGCTTGCGCACTGGCGCTAAAACATTTATTTAAAACAGACTCGGATATGTTAGAAGATGTTAGGCAAATAATGAATGCTTAA
- the iolB gene encoding 5-deoxy-glucuronate isomerase produces MEYLYPSKEVKGYSQVVKAGKDMEFCGLGLLKLNANEVCSLKTNDEEAALVILSGKCNVVVNGKEFIGLGERKDVFSGNPASVYIPIQSSFKVEEAQGFVLEAAVVSAKAEKKFEPFVVMPKEVVCDHRGILNYQRDVRDIIVANGEGKVHRIVVGETISCPGQWSSYPSHKHDDYNPPYEAKMEEVYYFKIKPEEGFGVQVMYNDDLSLRKAYMLKDGDAVIIPEGYHPVAAAPGFQVYYLWVMAGDYGRKLVPKDDPKLAWLSNVAPLLK; encoded by the coding sequence ATGGAATATTTATATCCAAGCAAGGAAGTAAAAGGCTATAGCCAAGTTGTAAAAGCAGGAAAGGATATGGAATTTTGCGGGTTGGGTTTGCTGAAATTAAACGCAAACGAAGTATGCAGCTTAAAAACAAACGATGAAGAAGCGGCATTGGTTATTTTATCAGGAAAATGCAATGTAGTCGTAAATGGAAAAGAATTTATAGGTCTTGGAGAAAGAAAGGATGTATTTTCAGGTAACCCTGCATCAGTTTATATACCCATTCAAAGTTCTTTTAAAGTGGAAGAAGCTCAGGGATTTGTCTTAGAAGCTGCAGTGGTTTCTGCTAAGGCTGAGAAAAAGTTTGAACCTTTTGTGGTAATGCCAAAAGAAGTAGTATGCGATCATCGTGGTATCTTAAACTACCAGCGAGATGTTAGAGATATTATTGTAGCAAACGGCGAAGGAAAAGTTCATCGTATAGTAGTTGGCGAGACTATATCATGCCCCGGACAATGGTCTAGCTATCCCTCTCATAAACACGATGATTATAATCCTCCCTATGAAGCTAAAATGGAAGAAGTTTACTATTTTAAGATAAAACCCGAAGAGGGTTTTGGAGTTCAAGTAATGTATAACGATGATTTATCGCTAAGAAAAGCATATATGCTAAAAGATGGAGATGCAGTTATAATACCTGAAGGTTATCATCCTGTTGCAGCAGCTCCAGGATTTCAGGTGTATTATTTGTGGGTAATGGCAGGAGACTACGGAAGAAAGCTTGTTCCGAAAGATGATCCTAAATTGGCTTGGCTCAGCAATGTAGCTCCATTGCTAAAATAA
- a CDS encoding tagaturonate reductase, with translation MVKLNKELLKSGFKFPEDLMVQPFPENLPEKVIQFGEGNFLRAFVDWMFHQMNKQKIFNGRVVAVQPIAQGLVGKLNEQDGLYTLILRGLQDGKPVELKEIISSISRGINPYTQWDEYLKCAENPDIEFVVSNTTEAGISYDKSDSIDKKPPLSYPGKLTAYLYHRFNHFNGDPSKGMVIIPCELIDRNGDNLKRIILQLSNDWNLPEVFKEWIEKDNIFVNTLVDRVVTGYPKDEINEILNHLGYEDNLVDTGELFHLWVIEGPGELSERLPFTKAGLNVLWTDDMSPYRTRKVRILNGAHTSSVPAAFLYGLETIGEMMEHDVMGKFAREVIYDEIVPSINLDKKMLLEFADSVVERFQNPYIKHYLISILLNSSSKFKTRVLPSIIEYQQLYNKLPEKLTFSFAALMAVYKDGKVENGVMKARREKGEFVMQDDLWVLEFFEKTWNDFDKSKKAAKSVAKAVLANSKMWDQDLNNIDGLTDKVADYLYQITNDGIKNTVERLVKN, from the coding sequence ATGGTAAAACTAAATAAGGAATTACTAAAAAGTGGTTTTAAATTCCCGGAAGATTTGATGGTGCAGCCGTTTCCTGAAAATTTGCCGGAAAAAGTTATTCAATTTGGCGAAGGCAATTTTTTAAGGGCCTTTGTTGATTGGATGTTTCACCAGATGAACAAACAAAAGATTTTCAATGGTCGTGTTGTAGCTGTTCAGCCGATTGCTCAAGGCTTGGTTGGCAAGCTAAACGAACAAGACGGTTTATATACCTTAATTTTAAGAGGCTTGCAAGATGGAAAACCTGTCGAACTCAAAGAAATAATAAGTTCAATAAGTCGTGGAATAAATCCGTATACTCAATGGGATGAATATCTAAAATGTGCAGAAAATCCCGATATAGAATTTGTGGTTTCTAACACTACTGAAGCCGGGATTTCATATGATAAAAGCGATAGCATTGACAAGAAACCGCCTTTATCATACCCGGGGAAACTTACAGCTTATTTATATCATAGATTTAACCACTTTAACGGCGATCCATCAAAGGGCATGGTCATTATTCCTTGTGAGCTGATTGACAGAAATGGCGACAACTTAAAAAGAATTATATTACAGCTGTCAAATGACTGGAACCTGCCTGAAGTGTTTAAAGAATGGATAGAAAAAGACAATATTTTTGTCAACACTTTGGTAGACAGAGTAGTAACAGGGTATCCTAAGGACGAAATAAATGAAATTTTAAACCATCTGGGTTATGAAGATAATCTTGTTGATACAGGAGAACTTTTTCATTTATGGGTAATTGAAGGTCCCGGCGAGCTTTCCGAAAGATTACCATTTACCAAGGCGGGTCTTAATGTATTATGGACTGATGATATGTCACCGTACAGGACAAGAAAAGTCAGGATATTAAACGGTGCCCATACATCTTCAGTTCCTGCAGCATTCCTATATGGTCTTGAAACCATTGGAGAGATGATGGAGCACGATGTTATGGGCAAATTTGCAAGAGAAGTTATCTACGACGAGATAGTCCCTTCGATAAATCTGGACAAAAAAATGCTGCTTGAATTTGCGGATTCTGTTGTTGAGCGTTTTCAAAACCCGTATATAAAACACTATTTAATAAGCATTCTCCTCAATTCATCCTCGAAATTTAAAACAAGGGTATTGCCTTCAATTATTGAGTATCAACAATTATATAATAAACTTCCCGAAAAACTTACGTTTTCTTTTGCTGCATTAATGGCGGTATATAAAGACGGCAAAGTTGAAAACGGTGTAATGAAAGCGCGCCGTGAAAAAGGCGAATTTGTAATGCAGGATGATTTGTGGGTCTTAGAATTCTTTGAGAAGACATGGAATGATTTTGACAAAAGCAAAAAAGCTGCTAAAAGCGTGGCAAAGGCTGTGCTTGCCAACAGCAAAATGTGGGATCAAGACCTAAACAATATTGACGGTCTTACAGATAAAGTAGCTGACTATTTGTATCAAATTACCAATGATGGTATAAAAAATACCGTTGAAAGACTTGTGAAAAACTAG
- a CDS encoding UxaA family hydrolase: MAVIKIHERDNVAVVIDKVSKGEVVKVGSCSVIALDDIDQGHKIALYDIEQGENVIKYGFPIGHATTHIKAGQWVHSHNLKTNLGELTEYEYTPRLSDVKVAEECGTFRGFIREGDRAGIRNEIWIIPTVSCVNRNAELIAKISKERFKGVKNLDGIYELTHPYGCSQLGQDQLNTQKILANLVNHPNAGGVLVLGLGCENNNVDEFKKVLGKYNSDRVKFLVAQEVEDEIEAGVGLIEELVEYVSQFERQDCPVSKLVVGLKCGGSDGFSGITANPLVGSFSDKLISCGGSTVLTEVPEMFGAETILMNRAISREVFDKIVKMINDFKEYFMSYNQPIYENPSPGNKKGGITTLEEKSLGCVQKGGTSNVVDVLDYGDVVKNSGLSLLTGPGNDMVASTVLAAAGCHLILFTTGRGTPLGTAVPTIKISTNTNLYNRKSNWIDFDAGRLLSDETMEKLTSELMRYVINVASGEKSKAEKMGFKEIAIFKNGVTL; encoded by the coding sequence ATGGCAGTAATCAAAATACACGAAAGAGACAACGTGGCCGTAGTGATCGATAAAGTGAGTAAAGGTGAAGTAGTAAAAGTGGGTTCTTGTTCAGTTATAGCTTTAGATGATATAGATCAAGGCCATAAAATCGCTCTTTATGATATAGAGCAAGGCGAAAATGTTATAAAGTATGGATTCCCAATAGGGCATGCTACAACTCATATAAAGGCCGGCCAGTGGGTTCACAGTCACAATCTGAAAACGAATTTAGGTGAACTTACAGAGTATGAATATACTCCTCGTCTATCCGATGTGAAGGTTGCCGAGGAATGTGGAACTTTCCGGGGTTTTATCCGCGAAGGCGACAGAGCAGGAATAAGAAACGAAATATGGATTATACCCACTGTAAGCTGCGTAAACAGAAATGCCGAGCTTATAGCCAAAATTTCAAAGGAAAGATTTAAAGGGGTAAAAAATCTGGATGGTATTTATGAGCTTACTCATCCTTATGGTTGTTCCCAATTAGGCCAAGATCAATTAAATACTCAAAAGATATTAGCGAATCTGGTAAATCATCCTAATGCGGGTGGAGTCTTGGTTCTAGGCCTTGGCTGTGAAAATAATAATGTTGACGAGTTCAAAAAAGTGTTAGGAAAGTATAATTCTGACAGAGTGAAATTCTTAGTAGCGCAGGAAGTAGAAGACGAAATAGAGGCAGGAGTCGGGCTTATAGAAGAGCTGGTAGAATATGTATCACAATTTGAAAGACAGGATTGCCCAGTTTCAAAGCTTGTAGTAGGTCTTAAATGCGGTGGTTCCGATGGTTTTTCAGGTATTACCGCAAATCCCTTAGTAGGCTCTTTTTCAGATAAATTAATTTCTTGCGGAGGAAGTACCGTCTTAACAGAGGTGCCTGAGATGTTCGGTGCAGAAACTATCCTTATGAATCGAGCAATAAGTCGTGAAGTATTCGATAAAATAGTTAAAATGATAAACGACTTTAAAGAATATTTTATGAGCTACAACCAGCCAATTTATGAGAATCCGTCGCCGGGCAATAAAAAAGGAGGTATTACAACCTTAGAAGAAAAATCTTTGGGATGTGTGCAAAAAGGCGGAACAAGTAATGTAGTAGATGTGTTGGATTATGGCGATGTGGTAAAAAATAGTGGCCTTAGCCTACTTACAGGTCCGGGAAACGATATGGTAGCATCGACAGTTCTTGCCGCTGCAGGGTGTCATTTGATTTTATTTACAACAGGAAGAGGAACTCCACTAGGAACTGCTGTACCAACTATAAAAATTTCTACAAATACCAATCTTTACAACCGTAAATCCAATTGGATTGATTTTGATGCAGGCAGGCTTCTTTCCGATGAAACAATGGAAAAACTAACTTCGGAATTAATGCGTTATGTTATAAATGTTGCTTCAGGCGAAAAAAGTAAGGCTGAAAAAATGGGATTTAAAGAAATAGCAATTTTTAAAAATGGGGTTACACTTTAG
- the ndk gene encoding nucleoside-diphosphate kinase, giving the protein MEKTFIMIKPDGIRRGLAGTIIQRYEQKGLKITAAKLIMVPEELACKHYEEHVSKPFFQELIANITSGPVLAMVLEGPNAIRLARLINGPTQIEEALPGTIRGDFATSTTENLVHASDKPETAEREIKLWMSYMNLA; this is encoded by the coding sequence ATGGAAAAAACCTTTATCATGATTAAGCCTGATGGAATTCGCCGAGGTTTGGCTGGTACTATTATTCAAAGATATGAGCAAAAAGGCTTAAAAATAACTGCTGCAAAACTAATTATGGTTCCTGAAGAATTGGCATGTAAGCATTATGAAGAGCATGTGTCAAAACCATTTTTTCAAGAATTAATTGCAAATATCACTTCCGGACCTGTTTTAGCTATGGTCTTAGAAGGCCCTAACGCTATAAGACTTGCAAGGCTTATAAATGGTCCGACCCAAATTGAAGAAGCTTTGCCGGGAACAATCCGAGGGGATTTCGCCACTTCTACAACAGAAAACCTAGTCCACGCTTCCGATAAGCCGGAAACTGCAGAACGTGAAATAAAGCTTTGGATGTCTTATATGAACCTTGCATGA